One stretch of Longimicrobiaceae bacterium DNA includes these proteins:
- a CDS encoding DUF971 domain-containing protein, with protein sequence MPSSTIPAEIGPSEDEQRLRIEWRDGHVSEYESHYLRLNCPCAGCVEEMTGRRLLDPATVSASVYPLEIEYVGRYALRFRWSDGHSTGIYPFEMLRSLCRCASCMGAD encoded by the coding sequence ATGCCTTCTTCCACTATACCCGCCGAAATCGGCCCGAGCGAAGACGAGCAGCGCCTGCGCATCGAGTGGCGCGACGGACACGTCTCCGAATACGAGTCGCACTACCTGCGACTGAACTGTCCCTGCGCGGGATGCGTGGAGGAGATGACCGGGCGCCGTCTGCTGGACCCGGCCACGGTCAGCGCGAGCGTCTATCCTCTGGAGATCGAATACGTCGGACGATACGCGCTTCGCTTCCGCTGGAGCGACGGCCATTCCACTGGCATCTACCCGTTCGAGATGCTGCGCTCGCTCTGTCGCTGCGCGAGCTGCATGGGCGCCGACTGA